A region from the Azospirillum fermentarium genome encodes:
- the tnpB gene encoding IS66 family insertion sequence element accessory protein TnpB (TnpB, as the term is used for proteins encoded by IS66 family insertion elements, is considered an accessory protein, since TnpC, encoded by a neighboring gene, is a DDE family transposase.), producing the protein MIPVPSGVRVWLASGHTDMRKGWASLALLVQERFAQDPHSGHLFIFRGRRGDLVKIIWYDGQGSCLFMKRLERGRFIWPTPADGAVSISVGQMGYLLEGIDWRNPQKTWRPETAG; encoded by the coding sequence ATGATCCCGGTGCCGAGCGGGGTGCGGGTGTGGCTGGCCAGCGGGCACACCGACATGCGCAAGGGCTGGGCGAGCCTGGCGTTGCTGGTGCAGGAACGCTTCGCCCAAGACCCGCACAGCGGCCATCTCTTCATCTTCCGCGGGCGCCGCGGCGATCTGGTGAAGATCATCTGGTATGACGGCCAGGGCAGTTGCCTGTTCATGAAGAGGCTGGAGCGGGGCCGTTTCATCTGGCCCACGCCGGCGGACGGCGCGGTGTCGATCTCGGTTGGGCAGATGGGCTATCTGCTCGAAGGCATCGACTGGCGCAACCCGCAGAAGACTTGGCGTCCCGAGACCGCAGGGTGA
- a CDS encoding type IV secretory system conjugative DNA transfer family protein, which produces MRTLYLAGGETGLGTGLVLCLLATPASLFGARYAVRWQLRPAAQTDARMAAEALVKRVCLRDVPAGTPPDLADPWRHGWLLADGRPVAAEIAETDLRATDAVTRARACFWVAVSAGLAPLALTPFGLVTLAALLIHALLRLKLAPNPATIRARLLDLAAAHSAEAAAWAVGGASKWAARTEAARTAQIAESIRDQTPTLHLGTALGLMAARGDALAPSAGLPMALSLKDLMQHLLVTGGTGSGKTAGVLRPLCQQLGALDGIGLIVMDGKGSLPGEVAAFVHGMTIIDPASSTISLIEGLRPSEIAATIRDILASRDAKDKFFDDSAAALLRFAAVLAKVEGGASYSLAGIWSIARSGPSAELIGKTDPANPEQDEAVTFFREEWPNIEDKTRSGIVATLRAWYTTITGHPDLLRWAQTPAGASDADIAAALKGGRIGILAPAHRYGQAGRTAMALLKARLFAAIRDRADLGMRDGETPVVLVMDEAQEIATGEDASILGIARSLELAVVAATQTVEGIQAQLGEQEAAKYLTLFGSVVALQNRSPKTAEMVTARIGASFRPTLDSIPGVPTVRSAAWAQQGSGRLAAARHQPLAAATLELGEGGRIRDLIRSINPFHLFKKSMAGEQDSPASKLAVAPLIEAAEFGELVVEPDTALAVLTRARVPRRDVVRLAPVYDIVAHG; this is translated from the coding sequence ATGCGTACGCTCTATCTGGCAGGCGGCGAAACCGGCCTCGGCACCGGCCTCGTTCTCTGCCTGCTCGCGACTCCGGCGAGCCTCTTCGGCGCACGCTATGCCGTGCGCTGGCAGCTTCGCCCGGCGGCGCAAACCGACGCCCGCATGGCGGCGGAAGCGCTGGTCAAGCGCGTCTGCCTGCGCGACGTGCCCGCCGGGACGCCGCCCGATCTCGCCGACCCGTGGCGGCATGGCTGGCTGCTCGCCGATGGCCGCCCCGTCGCCGCCGAGATTGCCGAAACGGACTTGCGCGCGACCGATGCCGTCACCCGCGCCCGTGCCTGCTTCTGGGTCGCGGTGTCGGCGGGCCTCGCACCGCTGGCGCTGACGCCCTTCGGCCTCGTCACGCTCGCGGCGCTGCTGATCCACGCCCTGCTGCGGCTGAAGCTCGCGCCGAACCCGGCGACGATCCGCGCCAGGCTGCTCGATCTCGCCGCCGCGCACAGCGCCGAAGCCGCCGCCTGGGCCGTGGGTGGCGCGTCGAAATGGGCCGCCCGCACCGAAGCCGCCCGCACGGCGCAAATCGCGGAATCCATCCGCGACCAGACGCCGACGCTGCATCTCGGCACCGCCCTCGGCCTGATGGCCGCGCGCGGCGATGCGCTCGCCCCGAGCGCCGGGCTGCCGATGGCGCTCTCGCTCAAAGACCTCATGCAACATCTGCTCGTCACCGGCGGCACCGGCTCGGGCAAGACGGCGGGCGTGCTGCGCCCGCTCTGCCAGCAGCTCGGCGCGCTGGACGGTATCGGCCTCATCGTCATGGACGGCAAGGGCTCGCTGCCGGGCGAAGTCGCGGCCTTCGTGCACGGCATGACGATCATCGATCCCGCAAGCTCCACGATCTCGCTCATCGAAGGTCTCCGCCCTTCTGAAATCGCCGCCACCATCCGCGACATCCTCGCCAGCCGCGACGCCAAGGACAAGTTCTTCGACGACAGCGCCGCCGCGCTGCTGCGCTTCGCCGCCGTGCTGGCGAAAGTCGAAGGCGGCGCGAGCTACAGCCTCGCGGGCATCTGGTCCATCGCCCGCAGCGGCCCGAGCGCCGAGCTGATCGGCAAGACCGATCCCGCCAACCCGGAACAGGATGAAGCGGTGACCTTCTTCCGCGAGGAATGGCCGAACATTGAGGACAAGACCCGCTCCGGCATCGTCGCGACGCTGCGCGCATGGTACACGACGATCACCGGCCATCCCGATCTGCTCCGCTGGGCGCAAACCCCGGCAGGCGCGAGCGATGCCGACATCGCCGCCGCCCTCAAAGGCGGGCGCATCGGCATCCTCGCCCCCGCGCACCGCTACGGGCAGGCCGGGCGCACCGCGATGGCGCTGCTGAAGGCGCGCCTCTTCGCGGCCATCCGCGACCGCGCCGATCTCGGCATGCGCGACGGCGAAACCCCTGTCGTGCTGGTGATGGACGAAGCGCAGGAAATCGCGACCGGCGAAGACGCCTCGATCCTCGGCATCGCCCGCAGCCTCGAACTCGCCGTCGTCGCCGCGACACAGACGGTCGAAGGCATTCAGGCCCAGCTCGGCGAACAGGAAGCCGCCAAATACCTCACCCTCTTCGGCTCGGTCGTCGCCCTGCAAAACCGCTCGCCGAAAACAGCCGAAATGGTCACGGCCCGCATCGGCGCGAGCTTCCGCCCGACCCTCGACAGCATCCCCGGCGTCCCGACAGTGCGCAGCGCCGCATGGGCGCAGCAGGGATCGGGCCGCCTCGCCGCCGCCCGTCACCAGCCGCTCGCCGCCGCGACGCTCGAACTCGGCGAAGGCGGACGCATCCGCGATCTCATCCGCAGCATCAACCCCTTCCACCTGTTCAAGAAGAGCATGGCAGGCGAACAGGACAGCCCCGCCTCCAAGCTCGCCGTCGCCCCGCTGATCGAAGCGGCGGAGTTCGGCGAACTCGTCGTCGAACCCGACACCGCCCTTGCCGTCCTGACAAGGGCAAGGGTGCCAAGACGCGATGTTGTCAGGCTCGCGCCGGTGTATGATATTGTGGCACATGGCTAG
- the tnpA gene encoding IS66-like element accessory protein TnpA: MAYQRVEVLTGTERRRNYTPAEKVRMVEEAFRPGVVVTEVARRLGVHESLLYRWRGLMKATGIAVGEPPSFTAVTITPEPTVTELPVVEPRAPLPPPATSATSPAILEVILPSGARLRLEGPVNPALAAAVIGALA, encoded by the coding sequence ATGGCTTACCAGCGGGTCGAGGTTCTGACGGGGACGGAGCGGCGGCGGAACTACACGCCGGCGGAGAAGGTCCGGATGGTCGAGGAGGCGTTCCGCCCCGGCGTGGTGGTGACGGAGGTGGCCCGCCGGCTGGGCGTGCACGAAAGCCTGCTGTATCGCTGGCGGGGGCTGATGAAGGCCACGGGGATCGCCGTGGGCGAACCGCCCAGCTTCACTGCGGTGACCATCACGCCGGAGCCGACCGTCACGGAACTGCCGGTCGTGGAGCCCCGTGCGCCATTGCCGCCTCCGGCGACGTCGGCCACGAGCCCGGCGATCCTCGAGGTCATCCTGCCCAGCGGGGCACGCCTGCGTCTGGAAGGGCCGGTCAACCCGGCCCTGGCGGCGGCCGTCATCGGTGCCCTGGCATGA